The Candidatus Methylomirabilis limnetica genome contains a region encoding:
- the trpA gene encoding tryptophan synthase subunit alpha: MNRIDERFHRLKQAGERALMPYLTAGDPDLATTRSLILEFERRGADLIEIGVPFSDPLADGVTIQRASQRSLLAGTTLPRIIEMVGGLRADCRLPLLLMSYVNPIFHFGYARFAKEAAAAGVDGLIVPDLPPEEAAELVEATAAHNLHTVFLIAPTSPQQRVRTIAAASKGFIYYVSLRGVTGVRSGLSDDLDASLRLIRAETDLPLAVGFGISTPEQVRMVSRVADGVIVGSAIVSLLEQTAGQPDQLKRAGDFVASLKASTIE; encoded by the coding sequence ATGAACCGAATTGACGAGCGCTTCCATCGTCTCAAGCAGGCCGGAGAGCGGGCCCTGATGCCGTACCTGACTGCCGGCGATCCCGATCTTGCTACCACCCGTTCACTCATCCTGGAGTTCGAGAGGCGAGGGGCGGATCTTATAGAGATCGGCGTTCCTTTCTCTGACCCTTTGGCCGACGGCGTCACCATCCAGCGTGCATCGCAACGCTCATTGTTGGCCGGTACGACGCTCCCGCGAATCATCGAGATGGTAGGGGGGCTTCGTGCTGACTGCCGGCTGCCGCTACTCCTGATGAGCTACGTGAACCCGATCTTTCACTTTGGTTATGCTCGATTCGCCAAGGAGGCTGCAGCGGCCGGCGTCGATGGGCTGATCGTACCGGATCTTCCACCCGAAGAGGCGGCCGAGCTGGTTGAGGCGACAGCCGCTCACAACCTTCATACGGTATTCCTGATCGCCCCGACCAGCCCGCAACAGCGCGTGCGGACGATCGCGGCTGCATCGAAAGGCTTCATCTACTATGTCTCCTTGCGGGGTGTGACGGGGGTTCGTTCCGGGCTCAGCGACGATCTTGATGCCAGCCTTCGGTTGATCAGAGCGGAGACCGACCTGCCGCTCGCGGTGGGGTTTGGCATCTCAACGCCGGAGCAGGTGCGGATGGTGTCGAGGGTGGCGGATGGGGTGATCGTAGGAAGCGCCATCGTTTCGCTACTGGAACAAACAGCCGGGCAGCCAGATCAGTTGAAACGCGCGGGCGATTTCGTTGCGTCACTAAAGGCCTCGACAATCGAGTAG
- the pilM gene encoding type IV pilus assembly protein PilM has translation MTRQKELVGLDIGTSSVKAVHLQRSRSAYQLAEIGIARIHPETIVDGIITDAATISTAIRQLFKEHGIAIKDVAFSVSGNSVISKKIKVPKMKKAELREGIIWAAEQHIPYSIEDVNLDFQILGEAGPDEQEMDVLLVAVKKDTLNAYLAVITAAGLSAAVVDVDAFAIENAFTISKKVQPGEVVALVNIGAAVTNINILDGGISEFTRDSPLGGNRHTESIQKSAGLSFEQAESLKRGEPVAGHSVAEAKPVIEMANNELAGEIRRSFDFYYSTSQRDTIHRVVLSGGCALLPDMAASLSSVLELPVEVTNPFQYITVDPKKFDAQYLASVAPQMTVAVGLALREPEDDAG, from the coding sequence ATGACGCGTCAAAAGGAGCTGGTAGGGCTGGATATTGGAACCAGCTCTGTCAAGGCCGTGCATCTTCAACGATCACGAAGCGCCTATCAATTAGCTGAAATTGGCATCGCCCGCATCCATCCCGAGACGATCGTGGATGGAATCATTACGGACGCCGCCACGATCAGCACCGCCATCCGGCAACTCTTCAAAGAGCACGGCATCGCCATCAAGGACGTGGCTTTTTCTGTTTCGGGCAACTCGGTGATTAGCAAAAAGATTAAAGTTCCCAAGATGAAGAAGGCGGAACTCCGCGAAGGGATCATATGGGCGGCTGAGCAGCACATTCCCTACTCGATCGAGGATGTTAACCTTGACTTCCAGATCCTTGGAGAGGCCGGTCCTGACGAGCAGGAGATGGATGTACTGCTGGTCGCAGTGAAAAAGGACACACTCAATGCTTATCTGGCTGTCATTACTGCGGCCGGGCTGAGCGCCGCAGTCGTTGATGTGGACGCCTTCGCCATCGAGAATGCCTTTACGATATCCAAGAAGGTCCAGCCGGGCGAGGTGGTGGCCCTCGTGAACATCGGAGCGGCCGTTACCAATATTAATATTCTTGACGGCGGGATTTCGGAATTTACCAGGGATAGCCCGCTGGGGGGCAACCGACACACCGAGTCGATACAGAAGAGCGCGGGCTTAAGTTTTGAACAGGCCGAGTCGCTAAAGAGGGGAGAGCCCGTTGCGGGGCATAGCGTTGCGGAAGCAAAGCCTGTAATCGAGATGGCCAATAACGAATTAGCTGGGGAGATACGACGATCCTTCGATTTTTATTACTCGACGAGCCAACGGGATACTATACACCGGGTGGTGTTAAGCGGCGGATGCGCGCTGTTGCCGGACATGGCGGCATCCCTTTCAAGTGTGCTTGAGCTTCCTGTTGAGGTTACCAATCCTTTTCAGTACATTACTGTGGACCCGAAGAAGTTCGATGCTCAGTACCTGGCCTCTGTCGCTCCTCAGATGACAGTTGCCGTGGGATTGGCCCTTCGGGAGCCGGAGGATGATGCGGGATGA
- a CDS encoding PilN domain-containing protein, with translation MIRINLLPREERQRKVHVKATQAAIIAVAVLVAGGMLGYWYYVKRDVQQLRANIVATQSEIDTNKKIVLLVEQYTRDKKQLQDRLTLVQRLAFDQNSPVRLLDGISQALPDGGWITGISKVSGRLVIQGYASSHFAVAELMLALQRLQSIVSSVELNFSELALYEGRPVERFEILATLSG, from the coding sequence ATGATCAGGATCAACCTTCTCCCGCGTGAGGAGCGACAAAGAAAGGTTCATGTCAAGGCCACTCAGGCAGCGATCATTGCCGTGGCGGTCCTTGTTGCCGGAGGGATGTTGGGGTACTGGTATTACGTGAAGCGGGACGTGCAACAACTGCGAGCCAATATCGTCGCGACGCAGAGTGAGATCGACACAAACAAAAAGATCGTCCTGTTGGTCGAGCAGTACACTCGCGACAAGAAACAGCTTCAGGACCGGCTGACACTCGTTCAGCGCTTGGCCTTCGATCAAAATAGCCCGGTCCGTCTGCTTGATGGTATCAGTCAAGCATTGCCTGATGGCGGCTGGATCACCGGAATCAGTAAAGTCTCCGGGAGGCTCGTCATTCAAGGATATGCCTCCTCACACTTTGCTGTTGCGGAATTGATGCTGGCGCTTCAGCGACTCCAGTCGATCGTGAGCAGCGTTGAGCTAAACTTTTCAGAGCTTGCGCTGTACGAAGGCCGGCCGGTCGAACGGTTCGAGATCCTTGCGACCCTGTCGGGGTAG
- a CDS encoding type 4a pilus biogenesis protein PilO gives MLPSIDLSAYTANIPPKQRVALGIIFAILVAMGYWQFFLRSEWTTRSEVQAELLQLRSKAEQSRQIASQRPHLEQDVKLLEARLQREIQRLPAEKEIPSLLKRVASLGQEADLDVTLFKPGATVMKEFYAEIPVQLKVAGTYHDLGLLFERLGRLERIVNVADLTIRPAVKGQRAGDSIQAEFGVVTYTYQATALGADSGKAGAKSGEAASAAK, from the coding sequence ATGTTGCCTTCTATTGATCTGTCGGCCTACACTGCAAACATCCCGCCAAAGCAAAGGGTTGCTCTCGGCATCATATTCGCCATTCTAGTGGCCATGGGCTACTGGCAGTTCTTCCTCAGGTCGGAGTGGACTACACGGAGCGAGGTTCAAGCTGAACTACTGCAGTTGAGATCAAAGGCGGAGCAGAGCAGGCAGATCGCGAGCCAAAGACCGCATCTGGAACAAGATGTCAAGTTGCTGGAGGCGCGCCTCCAGCGTGAGATCCAGAGGCTTCCGGCCGAAAAGGAGATCCCGTCGTTGCTAAAACGGGTTGCCAGTCTAGGCCAGGAGGCGGATCTGGACGTCACCTTGTTCAAGCCCGGCGCCACGGTGATGAAGGAGTTCTATGCTGAGATTCCAGTGCAACTCAAGGTAGCGGGGACATACCATGACCTTGGGCTACTCTTTGAGCGGCTTGGTCGATTGGAACGAATTGTGAACGTGGCCGACCTGACCATCCGCCCGGCAGTGAAAGGCCAGAGGGCTGGGGACAGCATCCAGGCTGAGTTTGGTGTGGTGACCTACACCTACCAAGCGACGGCGCTCGGGGCAGACTCAGGCAAAGCGGGAGCGAAGAGTGGTGAGGCTGCAAGTGCGGCAAAATAG
- a CDS encoding secretin N-terminal domain-containing protein, with translation MKMIRDNNAARKRSLAGVILLVISTACATTEVPTDRALQQPSGDPSSLTASSAAQAVDVTGVQVRVQGPGEASIIITADGTLVDYASFAEHDPPRLVVDLPHAINAISRPVNLPADSPILRIQTMQIPQGPIPGLRLVLDLKQMLPYRVELIGNSLLLLISAEVSELAPVAQEPTELERVAEPMVSPVEPVDEVARGVKPTVSTMVAKLAADTDQSVPPSEKPHPSAPTEGSAKKPVASPVEGAETGSVQAAQPPAASPPAAKGETPPPLPKNPTALAAAKRPSRKASGGAGQEAPPLPSAAATQPIAPVPATPKVAAANKRLSLVFKDADLDEILRTVIREASGLNIVLAHKLPKEKRQVTVRLDNVEWRQALDVILRSLDLSYEQDGNVLYVGPTTDIRKSKDDRVKGIEEAMRIKEATELKDLRIKEATELKDLRMEEEKRKVEDAKRKAEEEDRLWANEPPCTKVIRLAHTKAPDVKKLLEKHKTVRGSIELEETTNTLIVIDVESRCLKMAALAKELDMPPKDPFVTKLLPFNYAKAADLKTHLTALKTTQGSVIVDERSSRIIVKDLPESVERIETFLKQVDIPTPQVLIEARIVEASRSFSQSVGIQWGGAGIPTTPGSKTGVTTFGGSGTPGLVKFPTLTPTPGTLPSSTGGGVPFLGPVPLALNLPAVAAGANPFVLGATIGSLANRFLVGVQLSAAEREGKIRTLSSPRVATQDNEEAEIKQGTQVPYTTIDSSGRTVVMFQEAFIKLKVKPHITPDGRVSMKVEAERSFAGDVISGPFGFVFPINTRKATTNILIQNGSTVVIGGLLQSNESIGTDRVPFFGNIPGLGWLFKRQSLGPDERVELLIFLTPSILYESRL, from the coding sequence ATGAAGATGATCAGAGACAATAACGCAGCACGAAAGCGCTCGCTTGCTGGCGTAATCCTCCTGGTGATTTCTACAGCATGTGCTACCACAGAGGTTCCGACGGACAGGGCGCTGCAGCAGCCCTCAGGTGATCCATCCTCGCTGACCGCCTCTTCTGCGGCGCAAGCCGTCGATGTGACCGGCGTGCAGGTCCGGGTACAGGGGCCAGGCGAGGCGTCCATCATTATCACGGCGGATGGGACGCTGGTCGATTATGCATCGTTCGCGGAGCACGACCCGCCCCGCCTCGTCGTCGATCTGCCACACGCCATAAACGCGATCAGCCGGCCCGTCAACCTGCCGGCCGACTCTCCCATCTTACGGATCCAGACGATGCAGATCCCGCAAGGTCCCATCCCAGGCCTCCGCCTGGTGTTAGACCTCAAACAGATGCTGCCGTATCGCGTGGAGTTGATCGGCAACAGCTTGCTGCTTCTGATCAGCGCTGAGGTCTCTGAGTTAGCCCCAGTGGCGCAAGAGCCTACGGAACTGGAACGGGTCGCCGAGCCTATGGTGAGCCCAGTCGAACCAGTGGATGAGGTGGCTCGTGGCGTGAAGCCGACGGTGTCCACGATGGTGGCGAAGCTAGCAGCCGACACTGACCAATCGGTCCCGCCATCGGAAAAGCCCCATCCTTCCGCGCCCACAGAAGGATCGGCGAAAAAGCCTGTGGCGAGTCCCGTCGAAGGAGCGGAAACAGGGTCGGTGCAGGCCGCGCAGCCTCCAGCCGCATCACCTCCTGCCGCGAAAGGGGAAACGCCACCGCCACTCCCGAAAAACCCCACTGCCCTGGCAGCGGCTAAACGGCCCAGCCGTAAGGCGAGCGGAGGAGCAGGACAGGAGGCGCCCCCGTTGCCTTCGGCGGCCGCCACACAACCGATTGCGCCGGTACCTGCAACGCCAAAAGTCGCTGCCGCCAACAAGCGGTTGTCGTTGGTTTTCAAGGATGCTGATCTCGATGAGATCCTGCGGACGGTAATCCGTGAGGCTAGCGGATTGAATATAGTACTTGCCCATAAGCTCCCGAAGGAAAAACGACAAGTGACCGTTCGGCTTGATAATGTCGAGTGGCGTCAGGCGCTCGATGTCATCCTCCGCAGCCTGGATCTCAGCTATGAGCAGGACGGCAATGTGCTCTATGTCGGCCCAACGACTGATATCCGAAAGAGCAAGGATGATCGGGTAAAGGGTATCGAGGAGGCGATGCGAATTAAGGAGGCGACGGAGCTCAAAGACTTGCGCATAAAGGAGGCGACGGAGCTCAAAGACTTGCGAATGGAGGAAGAGAAGCGGAAGGTTGAGGATGCAAAGAGAAAGGCTGAAGAAGAAGACCGGCTTTGGGCTAATGAGCCTCCATGTACGAAGGTGATTCGTTTGGCGCATACGAAAGCCCCGGACGTGAAAAAACTTCTAGAAAAGCACAAGACGGTGCGGGGAAGCATTGAACTGGAGGAGACGACCAACACCCTGATTGTGATTGATGTGGAATCTCGCTGCCTGAAGATGGCCGCCCTCGCCAAAGAACTGGATATGCCGCCGAAAGATCCCTTTGTGACCAAGCTGCTGCCGTTTAATTACGCGAAGGCGGCCGACCTGAAAACACACCTGACTGCGCTGAAGACGACGCAAGGCAGCGTGATCGTCGATGAGCGCTCGAGCCGAATCATCGTGAAGGACCTCCCCGAGAGCGTCGAGAGGATAGAGACGTTTTTGAAGCAGGTCGACATTCCGACGCCCCAGGTCCTGATCGAGGCGCGCATCGTCGAGGCCTCTCGCAGCTTCTCGCAGAGCGTCGGGATTCAATGGGGTGGGGCGGGGATTCCCACAACACCAGGGAGTAAAACGGGGGTGACGACCTTCGGCGGAAGCGGTACTCCTGGTTTGGTTAAATTCCCCACGCTCACGCCGACCCCTGGTACACTACCGTCCAGTACTGGAGGCGGTGTCCCTTTCTTAGGGCCGGTGCCGCTCGCGCTGAATCTTCCAGCGGTCGCCGCAGGCGCCAACCCGTTCGTTCTCGGGGCGACAATCGGGAGCCTCGCAAATCGATTCCTTGTGGGGGTACAGCTTTCTGCTGCGGAGCGTGAAGGAAAGATTAGGACCCTGTCGTCGCCGAGAGTGGCGACCCAGGACAACGAGGAGGCCGAGATCAAACAAGGGACGCAGGTCCCCTATACCACGATCGACAGCTCCGGCAGAACGGTTGTCATGTTCCAGGAGGCCTTCATTAAACTGAAAGTGAAGCCGCACATTACACCGGACGGGCGGGTCTCGATGAAGGTTGAGGCGGAGCGTTCCTTCGCGGGAGACGTCATTAGCGGCCCCTTTGGATTTGTTTTCCCCATCAACACTCGCAAGGCCACGACCAACATCCTGATTCAGAACGGTTCCACCGTGGTGATCGGTGGTCTCCTTCAGTCAAACGAGTCGATCGGTACAGATCGAGTGCCGTTTTTTGGCAACATCCCGGGTTTGGGCTGGCTCTTCAAGCGGCAGTCGCTCGGTCCCGATGAGCGCGTGGAGCTTCTGATTTTCCTTACGCCCTCTATCCTCTACGAGTCACGGCTCTAG
- the aroC gene encoding chorismate synthase, which produces MLRYLTAGESHGPMLTAILEGIPANLPLAVEEITLDLARRQQGYGRGGRMRIEKDEANIVGGVRHGLTMGGPIAILIANRDWENWKLTMDPTPTGREADPKGPVTRPRPGHADLAGALKYGQQDIRNVLERASARETTARVAVGAVCKRLLLQFGVEVFSHVVGIGTVVAKTDGLSFAEIRERAEVSPVRCADQQAGEAMMRKIDEARSKGTSLGGVFEVVALNPPVGLGSYVHWDCKLDGRLAQAVMSIQAIKGVEIGMGFEGARCFGSEAHDEIFYEDGRFMRRTNRAGGLEGGMSNGEPILVRGAMKPIATQYAPMASVDLCTKEPFKASIERSDICAVPAAGVIGEAVVAYEIARAFTEKFGGDSLEEMTRNYQGYLTSVRER; this is translated from the coding sequence ATGTTACGCTATCTGACGGCGGGCGAATCCCACGGTCCGATGCTGACCGCAATCCTGGAGGGTATCCCAGCCAATCTTCCGCTTGCCGTCGAGGAGATCACCCTAGACCTCGCGAGAAGACAGCAGGGATACGGACGCGGGGGCAGGATGCGAATCGAGAAGGATGAGGCCAACATCGTGGGCGGTGTTCGCCACGGTTTGACTATGGGTGGACCGATCGCGATCCTGATTGCGAACCGCGATTGGGAAAACTGGAAGCTCACGATGGACCCAACGCCTACGGGGAGGGAAGCTGATCCAAAAGGGCCAGTCACTCGTCCAAGACCAGGACACGCGGATTTGGCTGGAGCTCTCAAGTACGGGCAGCAGGATATCCGCAATGTGCTGGAGCGCGCCAGCGCCAGGGAGACGACCGCCCGTGTGGCAGTCGGGGCCGTCTGCAAACGCTTGCTGCTGCAGTTTGGTGTTGAGGTGTTCAGTCATGTCGTTGGGATCGGTACCGTCGTGGCCAAGACGGATGGCCTCTCGTTTGCGGAGATCCGAGAGCGCGCCGAGGTCTCGCCAGTACGATGCGCGGATCAGCAGGCGGGTGAGGCGATGATGCGGAAGATCGACGAGGCCAGGAGCAAGGGCACGAGCCTGGGAGGCGTGTTCGAGGTGGTGGCGCTCAATCCGCCGGTAGGGCTCGGCAGTTATGTCCACTGGGACTGTAAACTCGACGGTCGGCTTGCCCAGGCTGTCATGAGCATCCAGGCAATCAAAGGCGTGGAGATCGGTATGGGCTTTGAGGGCGCCCGGTGCTTCGGGTCCGAGGCCCATGATGAGATCTTCTACGAGGATGGTCGCTTCATGCGGAGGACCAACCGGGCCGGTGGGCTTGAGGGGGGGATGTCGAACGGCGAGCCGATTCTTGTGCGTGGCGCAATGAAGCCGATTGCCACGCAGTACGCCCCGATGGCCTCAGTAGATCTCTGTACGAAAGAGCCATTTAAAGCGAGTATCGAGCGATCCGATATCTGCGCTGTCCCCGCCGCCGGGGTGATTGGGGAGGCCGTGGTGGCGTATGAGATTGCCCGGGCATTTACGGAAAAGTTCGGCGGCGACAGCCTGGAGGAGATGACACGCAATTATCAGGGATATCTCACGTCGGTTCGCGAACGTTAG
- a CDS encoding shikimate kinase produces the protein MKIVLTGFMGTGKTVVGRHLAERLALPFIDLDDAIEAAASMAIPEIFASEGESGFRRRERELIASMANRGSCVVATGGGAVLDPENVRNLRTGAFLVCLVAEPAVILQRLGTDVRRPLLQSSDRLARIRELLEQRGPAYAQADLSIETSGADVEEIVDRIIQQLRLQAGLSPSPSPLIRGR, from the coding sequence ATGAAGATTGTACTTACCGGGTTTATGGGGACAGGGAAAACCGTTGTAGGCCGTCATCTGGCCGAACGGCTTGCGCTGCCCTTTATCGATCTGGACGACGCCATAGAAGCGGCGGCGAGCATGGCGATTCCGGAGATCTTTGCCTCGGAGGGAGAGTCGGGCTTCAGGCGGAGAGAACGAGAGTTGATTGCGAGTATGGCGAATCGCGGGAGCTGTGTCGTTGCCACAGGCGGCGGTGCCGTGCTCGATCCCGAGAATGTCCGGAACCTCAGAACAGGCGCGTTCCTCGTCTGCCTTGTGGCCGAGCCCGCTGTCATCCTGCAGCGGCTGGGAACCGATGTCCGCCGTCCCCTTTTACAGAGTTCGGACCGACTCGCCAGAATTCGGGAGCTGCTGGAACAGCGAGGCCCTGCCTATGCCCAGGCGGATCTCTCTATTGAGACGAGCGGGGCCGATGTGGAGGAGATCGTAGATCGGATTATTCAGCAGCTCCGCCTCCAGGCAGGACTCTCTCCCAGTCCCTCCCCTTTAATAAGGGGGAGGTGA
- the aroB gene encoding 3-dehydroquinate synthase, producing the protein MKMAARVPVTLGSRSYQIAVGSGLLKQLGELCGELLLSRRVMIVTNPVVGRLYGANAAASLRRAGFQVGIAEVLAGERAKSLRQAASLYRALLHNRMDRRSAVVALGGGVIGDLAGFAAATFLRGIPLIHVPTTLLAQVDSSVGGKVAVNLPAGKNLVGVFHQPSLVVTDVQTLKSLPSRQIRAGLAEVIKYGMIADRELFAYIETHLDSILRAEEEPMTHLVTRSCAIKADIVEQDEREEGIRAILNFGHTLGHALETVAGYQRLLHGEAIAIGMVVATMLSVNRGLCEREDLNRLRTLLVRIGLPIMASATTASLVQTMRYDKKVRNQVIYFVLTKGIGHAAMAAISDPGELRAAIRAAWRL; encoded by the coding sequence ATGAAGATGGCAGCCAGGGTTCCCGTGACGCTCGGCAGCAGGAGCTACCAGATTGCCGTCGGCAGTGGACTGCTGAAGCAACTGGGCGAGCTATGCGGTGAGCTACTCCTAAGCAGGCGAGTCATGATCGTCACGAATCCGGTCGTGGGCCGCCTCTACGGGGCTAATGCTGCGGCCTCGCTCCGACGAGCTGGATTCCAGGTGGGGATCGCAGAGGTTCTAGCGGGGGAGCGGGCAAAATCGTTGCGCCAGGCGGCTAGTCTGTATCGGGCCTTGTTGCACAACCGGATGGATCGCCGCTCTGCGGTAGTCGCCTTGGGTGGTGGGGTGATAGGCGACTTGGCAGGGTTTGCGGCGGCAACCTTTCTTCGAGGCATCCCGTTGATTCATGTTCCGACGACCCTCCTGGCCCAGGTGGACAGTAGCGTCGGCGGGAAGGTCGCCGTCAATCTGCCCGCAGGGAAGAACCTGGTCGGTGTCTTCCACCAGCCGTCATTGGTCGTGACCGATGTCCAGACGCTGAAGTCGCTGCCGTCGCGACAGATACGGGCGGGGCTGGCCGAGGTGATAAAATACGGTATGATCGCGGATCGAGAACTCTTCGCGTATATTGAAACACACCTGGATTCAATCCTGCGGGCAGAGGAAGAGCCTATGACGCATCTGGTGACCCGCTCATGTGCGATCAAGGCGGATATCGTCGAACAGGATGAACGAGAGGAGGGGATACGCGCAATTCTCAACTTCGGGCATACGCTGGGCCACGCTCTTGAGACTGTCGCCGGATACCAACGACTTCTTCACGGTGAGGCAATAGCGATCGGTATGGTGGTGGCGACAATGCTTTCGGTGAACCGAGGCCTTTGCGAGCGCGAAGATCTGAATAGACTGCGTACGCTCCTTGTGAGGATTGGGCTCCCGATAATGGCATCCGCTACTACGGCCAGCCTTGTACAAACAATGCGTTACGACAAGAAGGTGAGAAATCAGGTGATCTATTTTGTCTTAACAAAAGGGATCGGGCATGCTGCAATGGCGGCCATTTCGGATCCTGGTGAGCTGCGAGCGGCCATCCGTGCAGCGTGGAGATTGTAA
- the aroQ gene encoding type II 3-dehydroquinate dehydratase, which translates to MDGAKRESGRRVLVLNGPNLNLLGRREPDQYGHTTLKEIEDELRSYAASQVAEVRFVQSNHEGELIDAIHKAIGWADAMIVNAASLTHSSVGLRDAIIAAAIPTVEVHLSNIYRREEFRHRSLIADVAAGQITGFGAFSYRLGMEAALYLLDKKGS; encoded by the coding sequence ATGGATGGCGCGAAACGCGAATCGGGAAGACGGGTCCTTGTGTTGAACGGCCCCAACTTAAACCTGTTGGGTCGTCGTGAACCGGACCAGTATGGTCATACAACACTGAAAGAGATCGAGGATGAACTCCGGTCTTATGCAGCCTCGCAAGTAGCCGAGGTTCGCTTCGTTCAATCAAATCACGAAGGCGAACTTATCGATGCTATCCATAAGGCCATCGGATGGGCTGATGCGATGATTGTGAACGCAGCCTCCTTGACTCATTCGAGCGTGGGACTGCGGGATGCGATCATTGCCGCAGCCATCCCTACGGTCGAAGTGCACCTGTCGAACATCTACCGACGCGAAGAGTTTCGACATCGCTCTCTCATTGCCGACGTTGCGGCTGGACAAATCACAGGCTTCGGCGCCTTTAGCTATCGGCTCGGGATGGAGGCCGCTCTTTACCTGCTTGATAAAAAGGGATCGTAA
- the efp gene encoding elongation factor P, which yields MIAAGDLRSGVKVELDGTPYVVTDYQWVKPGKGGAFMRTKLKNMKTGAISDRTFRTEEKLQKAEVEDRKVQFLYHDGDVYHFMDTESFDQFSIGQKKLGAASGFLKDGMIISVLFYRGEPVDVVLPIFVELRVVETDPGFRGDTASGGSKPATLETNAVIQVPLFINIGDLLRVDTRSGAYVERA from the coding sequence ATGATCGCTGCAGGAGATCTTCGCTCGGGGGTCAAGGTCGAACTGGACGGAACCCCATACGTCGTGACTGACTATCAGTGGGTCAAGCCCGGCAAAGGCGGCGCCTTCATGCGCACCAAGCTGAAGAATATGAAGACCGGCGCCATCAGCGACCGCACCTTCAGAACCGAAGAGAAGCTTCAGAAGGCGGAGGTGGAGGATCGGAAAGTGCAATTCCTCTACCATGATGGCGATGTCTACCACTTTATGGATACGGAGAGCTTCGATCAGTTCTCTATTGGCCAGAAAAAGCTAGGAGCGGCTAGTGGCTTCCTCAAGGACGGGATGATCATTTCGGTCCTGTTCTATCGTGGGGAGCCCGTCGATGTCGTGCTTCCCATCTTTGTCGAGCTCAGGGTGGTCGAGACCGACCCCGGCTTCCGTGGTGACACTGCCTCCGGCGGCTCCAAGCCGGCGACACTCGAGACCAACGCCGTGATCCAGGTGCCGCTGTTCATTAACATCGGCGACCTCCTCCGCGTCGATACACGTTCCGGTGCCTATGTGGAGCGAGCCTGA
- the thiE gene encoding thiamine phosphate synthase — translation MIPWQVCRLCVITDRELRPGLSHVDIAAQAVEGGASMIQLRDKTAGPRQLLQEARQIAKLCRERRVCFIVNDRLDLALAVDADGVHLGQDDLPPGNARALLGASKIMGVSTHSLEQALRAAEQGADYLGIGPIFATATKATGYEPVGCDTIRQLRARIDIPIVAIGGIRLSNVGEVIQSGAAGVAVISEIVGVDDITAATRAFVTAIEQAESGR, via the coding sequence TTGATTCCTTGGCAGGTATGCCGCTTGTGCGTCATCACCGATCGTGAGCTGCGACCCGGGTTGAGCCACGTTGACATTGCGGCGCAAGCCGTAGAGGGTGGCGCATCGATGATCCAGCTCCGGGACAAGACGGCCGGACCTCGTCAGCTTTTGCAGGAGGCACGCCAGATCGCCAAACTGTGTCGGGAGCGTAGGGTCTGCTTCATTGTCAACGACAGACTGGATCTCGCGCTCGCGGTCGATGCCGACGGGGTCCACCTTGGACAGGATGACCTGCCGCCCGGGAATGCCCGTGCGCTCCTGGGGGCAAGCAAGATTATGGGGGTTTCGACCCACTCCCTGGAGCAGGCCCTCAGGGCCGCAGAACAGGGGGCCGATTATCTCGGTATCGGGCCGATATTCGCGACAGCTACGAAAGCCACCGGGTACGAACCGGTTGGCTGTGATACTATTCGACAACTACGAGCCAGGATCGATATCCCGATTGTGGCCATCGGCGGCATTAGATTGAGCAACGTCGGAGAGGTCATTCAGAGCGGAGCCGCTGGTGTTGCGGTGATCTCGGAGATTGTCGGCGTCGACGATATCACAGCAGCCACCCGGGCTTTCGTGACAGCCATTGAGCAGGCGGAAAGCGGGCGATGA